The following proteins are encoded in a genomic region of Paenibacillus sp. FSL H3-0469:
- a CDS encoding transcriptional repressor, translating into MRTLNLTSQRQAVYDIVRNSHDHPTAAEVMNRLVGQGHNLAYGTVYNSLRYLTEKQMIRELKLGEAASRYDARLDDHQHIVCEICGAVDEVMSQVPQEWSDSVAADTGYSITHTHVVFGGICPACQSRNSRQN; encoded by the coding sequence ATGAGAACCCTGAACCTTACCTCTCAGCGTCAAGCCGTATACGATATCGTCCGCAATTCCCATGATCACCCTACTGCTGCGGAAGTCATGAACCGGCTGGTCGGGCAAGGGCATAACCTGGCCTATGGAACGGTCTATAATTCCCTGCGCTACCTTACAGAGAAGCAGATGATCCGCGAGCTGAAGCTGGGCGAGGCGGCCAGCCGGTATGATGCGCGTCTGGACGACCACCAGCATATTGTCTGTGAAATCTGCGGTGCCGTGGATGAAGTGATGAGTCAGGTTCCGCAGGAGTGGAGCGATTCGGTGGCGGCGGATACAGGCTATTCGATCACTCATACCCATGTGGTATTCGGGGGAATCTGCCCGGCCTGCCAGAGCAGGAACTCACGCCAGAACTAG
- a CDS encoding Ger(x)C family spore germination protein, with protein sequence MRAGAIGTLLVMLLSATLTLALTGCNYKDIDRRIFVVAIGIDSGQQEGTFKVSLKLAIPQGDVTKIDEKMQILTEESESISEALRRMKSKVEKELDYVHCKSVILGEGLAAGDIRHVTDWAVRRRDIQLILNFAVGRPGALEVLQVKPPSERIPSNSLILAMSGQGTESPFISSVYSYQLMRSIYENGIDPILPVIEAQKKDQFLINKIALLDKRKIQLVLSPDETRLFNLLSRSNLRTNFPAHIGGGMYQYYTESSSSSYRIVTPADEDPYLRYTIKIRAILEENSTAEIVTHHMLKEIGEAGAAELEQAVTALLVKIQGSGMDPLGWGLHYGARHWNNSTEMAEWSRLYPRLGFQVKAQVEVKYSGMIK encoded by the coding sequence GTGAGGGCGGGGGCAATCGGGACTCTGCTGGTGATGCTGCTGTCCGCAACCCTGACCCTGGCCCTTACAGGCTGCAATTACAAGGATATCGACCGGCGAATCTTCGTGGTCGCTATCGGGATCGATTCCGGCCAGCAGGAAGGGACATTCAAGGTAAGCCTCAAGCTGGCCATTCCCCAGGGCGATGTTACGAAGATTGACGAGAAGATGCAGATCCTCACCGAGGAATCAGAGAGCATCTCCGAGGCGCTGCGCAGAATGAAGTCCAAGGTGGAGAAGGAGCTCGACTATGTGCACTGCAAATCGGTGATTCTGGGGGAAGGGCTTGCCGCGGGTGATATCCGGCATGTAACAGACTGGGCGGTCCGGCGCAGAGACATCCAGCTGATTCTTAATTTCGCCGTGGGCAGGCCGGGGGCGCTGGAGGTGCTTCAGGTTAAGCCGCCGTCAGAGCGCATTCCGTCCAACTCGCTGATTCTGGCAATGAGCGGGCAAGGCACCGAGTCGCCCTTCATCTCCAGTGTGTATTCCTACCAGCTGATGCGGAGTATTTATGAGAATGGGATAGACCCCATATTACCGGTTATTGAAGCGCAGAAGAAGGACCAGTTCCTGATTAACAAGATCGCTCTGCTGGATAAAAGAAAAATCCAGCTGGTCCTCTCCCCGGACGAGACCCGGCTGTTCAATCTGCTGTCCCGCTCCAATCTGCGGACGAACTTCCCCGCCCATATAGGCGGCGGTATGTATCAGTACTATACGGAGAGCTCCTCTTCAAGCTACCGGATTGTTACTCCCGCAGATGAAGATCCCTATCTCCGCTATACCATTAAAATCCGGGCGATCCTGGAGGAGAACAGCACGGCGGAGATCGTCACCCACCATATGCTGAAGGAGATTGGAGAGGCCGGTGCCGCAGAACTGGAACAAGCCGTAACTGCACTGCTGGTCAAAATACAAGGCAGCGGCATGGACCCGCTGGGCTGGGGGCTGCACTACGGTGCACGGCACTGGAATAACAGCACGGAGATGGCCGAATGGAGCAGGCTGTACCCCCGGCTGGGCTTCCAGGTGAAAGCGCAGGTGGAGGTGAAGTATTCCGGCATGATCAAGTAG